The proteins below are encoded in one region of Amycolatopsis acidiphila:
- the glgP gene encoding alpha-glucan family phosphorylase has protein sequence MRAIRRFTVRASLPESLAGLRALATNLRWTWHPPTRDLFASMDDELFRRVRDPLRMLLAVAPARLERLAADEDFLARARAATEDLERYLTEDRWYQEHQAAADAPKGIAYFCMEFGVHEALPNYSGGLGVLAGDHLKAASDLGVPMIGVGPLYRAGYFRQGLSLDGWQLEHYPVIDPNALPLELLTDEAGEPVLVDVAMPGGRDLYAQVWQAHVGRVPLLLLDTDVDANDEDLRRVTDRLYGGDADHRIRQEILAGIGGMRAVRRYCELTGHPQPEVFHTNEGHAGFLGLERAREIIAEHGLGLDEVLSAVRAGTVFTTHTPVPAGIDRFPVDLVQHYFGDGRLLPGIETRRVLALGAEDNPGMFNMAHMGLRLAQRANGVSALHGKVSRRMFARLWTGFDEDEVPITSVTNGVHGPTWVARELTALLGGKHKEWGHRGQLPSRQGVSDEELWALRRDLRQKLVAEVRRRVRDAWLQRGASALELGWINTVFDPDVLTVGFARRVPTYKRLTLMLRDPERLRALLLDEDRPIQIVVAGKSHPADEGGKQLIQQIVRFVDDPDVRRRMVFLPDYDMSMARYLYRGCDVWLNNPTRPLEACGTSGMKSALNGGLNLSIRDGWWDECYDGSNGWAIPTADGIRDPLRRDELESAALYDLLGQQVAPLFYDRDGNGVPEGWMSMVWHTLDTLGPRVQASRMVREYVETCYHPAASTVDAATRNSFEGARSLSEYRKRIDTLWPQVKIFDTELTAETLVVGSEVHVQARIDLAGLDVSEVDVQAVVGRVGDTDDLHEPVTVPMTQAGIGLFTATLRLPHAGSLGYTVRVLPKHPLLATAAELGKVVLA, from the coding sequence ATGAGAGCAATCCGTCGGTTCACCGTTCGCGCGAGCCTGCCGGAATCGCTGGCCGGCCTGCGGGCCCTGGCGACCAACCTGCGCTGGACCTGGCATCCGCCGACCCGGGACCTGTTCGCGTCCATGGACGACGAGCTGTTCCGCCGGGTCCGGGACCCGCTGCGGATGCTGCTGGCCGTCGCACCGGCCCGGCTCGAGAGGCTGGCCGCGGACGAGGACTTCCTGGCGAGGGCCCGCGCGGCGACGGAGGATCTCGAGCGCTATCTCACCGAAGACCGCTGGTACCAGGAGCACCAGGCCGCGGCGGACGCGCCGAAGGGCATCGCCTACTTCTGCATGGAGTTCGGCGTGCACGAGGCCCTGCCGAACTACTCCGGCGGCCTCGGCGTGCTCGCGGGGGACCACCTCAAGGCCGCGTCCGACCTGGGCGTTCCCATGATCGGCGTCGGACCGCTGTACCGCGCGGGCTACTTCCGCCAGGGGCTGTCCCTGGACGGCTGGCAGCTCGAGCACTACCCGGTCATCGACCCGAACGCACTGCCGCTGGAGCTGCTGACCGACGAGGCGGGCGAGCCCGTGCTGGTCGACGTCGCGATGCCCGGCGGGCGCGACCTGTACGCGCAGGTCTGGCAGGCGCACGTCGGCCGGGTGCCGTTGCTGCTGCTGGACACCGACGTCGACGCGAACGACGAGGACCTGCGCCGGGTCACCGACCGGCTCTACGGCGGCGACGCCGACCACCGCATCCGCCAGGAGATCCTGGCCGGGATCGGCGGCATGCGCGCGGTGCGCCGGTACTGCGAGCTGACCGGGCATCCGCAGCCGGAGGTGTTCCACACCAACGAGGGCCACGCCGGTTTCCTGGGCCTGGAGCGGGCGCGCGAGATCATCGCCGAGCACGGACTGGGCCTGGACGAGGTGCTCTCCGCGGTGCGCGCCGGCACGGTGTTCACCACGCACACGCCGGTCCCCGCCGGGATCGACCGCTTCCCGGTGGACCTCGTGCAGCACTACTTCGGCGACGGGCGCCTGCTGCCCGGTATCGAGACCCGCCGCGTGCTCGCGCTCGGCGCGGAGGACAACCCGGGCATGTTCAACATGGCGCACATGGGCCTGCGGCTCGCGCAGCGCGCCAACGGGGTGTCGGCCCTGCACGGCAAGGTCTCGCGGCGGATGTTCGCCCGGCTGTGGACCGGGTTCGACGAGGACGAGGTGCCGATCACGTCGGTCACCAACGGCGTCCACGGCCCGACCTGGGTCGCCCGCGAGCTGACCGCGCTGCTCGGCGGTAAGCACAAGGAATGGGGACACCGTGGGCAGCTGCCGAGCCGGCAGGGGGTGTCCGACGAGGAGCTGTGGGCGCTGCGGCGGGATCTGCGGCAGAAGCTCGTCGCGGAGGTGCGGCGCCGCGTGCGCGACGCGTGGCTGCAGCGCGGCGCGTCGGCGCTGGAGCTGGGCTGGATCAACACGGTGTTCGACCCGGACGTGCTGACCGTCGGGTTCGCCCGCCGCGTCCCCACCTACAAGCGGCTCACGCTGATGCTGCGCGACCCCGAACGGCTGCGGGCGCTGCTGCTGGACGAGGACCGGCCGATCCAGATCGTCGTCGCGGGCAAGTCGCATCCGGCCGACGAGGGCGGCAAGCAGCTGATCCAGCAGATCGTCCGGTTCGTCGACGACCCGGACGTCCGGCGCCGGATGGTGTTCCTGCCCGACTACGACATGTCGATGGCCCGGTACCTCTACCGCGGCTGCGACGTGTGGCTGAACAACCCCACGAGGCCGCTGGAGGCGTGTGGCACGTCGGGCATGAAGTCGGCGCTCAACGGCGGGCTCAACCTGTCGATCCGGGACGGCTGGTGGGACGAGTGCTACGACGGCAGCAACGGCTGGGCGATCCCGACCGCCGACGGCATCCGCGACCCGCTGCGCCGGGACGAGCTGGAGTCCGCGGCGCTCTACGACCTGCTCGGGCAGCAGGTCGCGCCGCTGTTCTACGACCGCGACGGGAACGGCGTGCCCGAGGGCTGGATGTCGATGGTGTGGCACACGCTGGACACCCTCGGGCCGCGCGTGCAGGCGTCGCGGATGGTGCGGGAGTACGTCGAGACCTGCTACCACCCGGCGGCCAGCACGGTCGACGCCGCGACCCGGAACTCCTTCGAGGGCGCGCGGTCGCTGTCGGAGTACCGCAAGCGGATCGACACGCTGTGGCCGCAGGTGAAGATCTTCGACACCGAGCTGACCGCGGAGACCCTCGTCGTGGGCAGCGAGGTGCACGTGCAGGCGCGCATCGACCTCGCGGGCCTGGACGTGTCCGAAGTGGACGTCCAGGCGGTGGTCGGCCGCGTCGGGGACACCGACGACCTGCACGAGCCGGTCACGGTGCCGATGACACAGGCCGGCATCGGCCTGTTCACCGCGACGCTGCGGCTGCCGCACGCCGGTTCGCTCGGCTACACGGTGCGGGTGCTGCCGAAGCATCCGTTGCTGGCCACCGCGGCGGAGCTGGGGAAGGTGGTCCTGGCGTAG
- a CDS encoding neutral zinc metallopeptidase — protein sequence MRIDDIGYCPVSEADQGAGGMRAGGLAVAMAGVLVLGLTACGGGATNTAAASVAGLPVTHFQSGLRANAPTPDLQVENAGDDEADKLATATIADVEDYWSKQLPDDFGVAFEPVKSLLSYESNGANQENGCGDTKRNVNAFYCGQDDSVAWDRGVLLPTMIQQFGPLSVVTVLSHEFGHAVQYRLQDKAGITRSTPTIVKEQQADCFAGSYYRWVAEGNSKYFTVSTAEGLNSALSSLFLVRDSAGTSAEDRQAHGTAFDRIFAFQLGFEKGPKECAGINMENLQPRLTERPFDPDDNNKGTLDIDEQTVGYLQDSLNAAFAGANVAAPKIVDGGGSCQGGPATPPASYCSSDNTVNIDLATLAELGKPVDQDAEWNGQDNGGRGDFAALSEIASRYALAIQNGVGASLDNANAGLRTACLVGAWAAAANKLGDTKLRLSAGDLDEAISDLLRPDSLVAADVNGKRVDAGFTRVEAMRTGYLEGSSPCSKQYG from the coding sequence ATGAGGATCGACGATATCGGTTACTGTCCTGTGTCCGAAGCTGATCAGGGAGCGGGTGGGATGCGCGCAGGGGGACTGGCTGTCGCGATGGCCGGGGTGCTGGTACTCGGTCTCACGGCGTGCGGCGGTGGTGCAACGAACACCGCGGCCGCTTCGGTGGCAGGCCTGCCCGTCACCCACTTCCAGAGCGGCCTGCGCGCGAACGCTCCCACGCCCGACCTGCAGGTGGAGAACGCCGGCGACGACGAGGCCGACAAGCTCGCGACCGCCACGATCGCCGACGTCGAGGACTACTGGAGCAAGCAGCTGCCCGACGACTTCGGTGTCGCCTTCGAGCCGGTGAAGTCGCTGCTGTCCTACGAGTCGAACGGCGCCAACCAGGAGAACGGCTGCGGCGACACGAAGCGGAACGTGAACGCGTTCTACTGCGGTCAGGACGACTCGGTCGCGTGGGACCGGGGTGTGCTGCTGCCCACGATGATCCAGCAGTTCGGGCCGTTGTCGGTGGTGACGGTGCTGTCGCACGAGTTCGGCCACGCCGTGCAGTACCGGCTGCAGGACAAGGCCGGGATCACCCGCAGCACGCCGACGATCGTCAAGGAGCAGCAGGCGGACTGCTTCGCGGGCAGCTACTACCGGTGGGTCGCCGAGGGCAACAGCAAGTACTTCACGGTGTCCACCGCGGAGGGGCTGAACTCGGCCCTGTCCTCGCTGTTCCTGGTGCGCGACAGCGCGGGGACCTCGGCCGAGGACAGGCAGGCGCACGGCACGGCGTTCGACCGGATCTTCGCGTTCCAGCTCGGCTTCGAGAAGGGGCCGAAGGAGTGCGCGGGGATCAACATGGAAAACCTGCAGCCGCGGCTGACCGAGCGCCCGTTCGACCCGGACGACAACAACAAGGGCACGCTCGACATCGACGAGCAGACCGTCGGTTACCTGCAGGACAGCCTGAACGCCGCGTTCGCCGGGGCGAATGTGGCGGCGCCGAAGATCGTCGACGGGGGTGGCAGCTGCCAGGGTGGGCCTGCCACGCCGCCGGCGTCGTACTGCTCCTCCGACAACACGGTGAACATCGACCTGGCGACCCTGGCGGAGCTCGGCAAGCCGGTGGACCAGGACGCGGAGTGGAACGGCCAGGACAACGGTGGTCGAGGTGACTTCGCGGCCCTGTCGGAGATCGCCTCGCGGTACGCGCTGGCGATCCAGAACGGCGTCGGCGCGTCACTGGACAACGCGAACGCCGGTCTGCGGACGGCATGCCTGGTAGGCGCCTGGGCCGCGGCGGCGAACAAGCTGGGGGACACGAAGCTGCGCCTTTCCGCGGGTGATCTCGACGAGGCGATCTCGGACCTCCTGCGCCCGGACAGCCTCGTCGCGGCGGACGTCAACGGCAAGCGGGTCGATGCGGGCTTCACCAGGGTCGAGGCCATGCGCACGGGATATCTGGAAGGTTCCTCGCCGTGCAGTAAGCAGTACGGCTGA